The DNA segment cctcacctatggtcatgagctttgggtagtgctTGGAAAAATTTGATTGCGGATACTagtggccgaaatgagcttcctcccccgggtggccgggctcagccATGGACATCCCGAAGGAGCAAGCTGATACCCCCtgggtgccttcctttggaCTTGGTCTGGGCAAAttcaactgggaggagaccctggggCCGAtccagaacccgctggagggactacatagcccatctagcctgggaatgcCATGGGATCCCCAAGGGAGGGAAGCATTGCTGATGCATTGTtcaccctgctaaacctgctgcaagtcaatggacagatggatggttTACACTCAACACTTACAACAGCATTGTTTTtggcagcagcaggcagctgtttcaaGAGAAAAACCTCTAAAATCTCACCTgctcagcaacaaaacaaaaaacagacacgGTTATAGACCAGCTGGTGAAGACAGCGAAGCAGCTGAAGTGCCAGGTCTTTCCCTCAGGAGTTAGCGGAGATCGAAACGAAGCTGTATCATCTGACAATTATCAATATTTTGTCAAGTTCTGCActtaaatacaattttaaaaaagtgcactttgattatatttttgaatatattttgatGCTAACACCACTGACCGTcatgttgtccaaaaactattaaacaaATCGAAGCTCAGCTCTCACATTCTGCACAACCCACTTTGCACCACTACACAGTGACCTCAAAAAATCTTTGTCTACAAGGGCAACTTTGCAGCGTAATTGCTTCAGAAAAAATCTTGCAGAATCCTTTCAGCCAAAAGGGACCGAACAGCCGAGTTTGCCTTATCAGCTTAACGCAGATAAGCTCCATGCTGAGCTCGACGAGGCGGCAGAGTGCCACTGGAGGGATATGAACAGGTGCTGGAGAGGAGATACCCTACGAAGTTTTTGAAACTACACAGTGAGAGGGGAAAATGGAGGGAGAAAACTGGTTGTCAATACCCAGAGAATACACAAGTTGGTTCATGTTAATCTGGCTTTACTGTGATGATTCCTTTGGGACAAGAGAGGACAAACAttgaactgaaacacactgaattGTGGTGTCTAGTGTCGCTAAATCACTTTATTTGCATGGTGAAACGCCCGGCTTAAATTTATCCCAACGGGTGCAACAGTGTCTGAGTTAAAGGGGATGAGGGGGCGAGTTTGTTTTTAGCCACACCAGCACCGTGAATAAAGAGATGGTTGAGTTGGCCAGTTGGCTTTCCAGTCTGTGCAAGTTGATGATGAGAAACCTATTAAACTAACGTCAGTTACCAACAGCCTCATTGGTGCTTTGAGATGAGGAATATAAACTACATTTTAGGTTCAAAGACTTTCTTCTGTATCCAAGTCTCATTCTATCTGAATATAGGAGAAATGTATCCAGTCAAATGTGATTTGGGGTAACCAATATGAGCCTTTGTTAGCTTGTAGATGACACTATCTAACAGAGCAATAGTTTGTTTGGATACCGTCTACAGTTAAGCCACATATCACATTCAGTACAGCTTTGCATCTTTTCATTTGGCCTCATATAAGTATAATTTATGAGAAAACATCAAGATGTCACTGCAGCGCCACAATAACTCCTTTTGTGATTATTAAAACTGTAACTTCATATTTCTCTCGAGCCCCCTTGTTCATGAAGTAATCACTACTGGCATGGTGGACTGCCTTGACTTGAAAATACTTTCCATCTGttctataaatacagttttagaAAGTTCCAGTGGCTCCATTGGTTTCTCCATTGGAGTGTCTCAGGCACAGTTGTAACAGGGGCACAAagtaaaggaaaagaaaataaatagttggaaagattttttttaaatggagccAAGTTTGGCATCCTCACCAAAAGAAATGTCTGAAAGTGGTTCAAATCACAGCTAACCCAAAAACTAACCGAAAGGGCTACTGTTTGGTTGTAGAACCAGGTACCAGATGGTTTCCACCTGGTTCGTTAGTGCTCGTCGTTGTAACGACTGTCACCAGAGTCGTTTAACACCTGACTGTCTGGTGTGAACGACAGTTAAAGTGACCTGGACAATGGTTGTTCATGTCACTTGAGGTCCGGTGTGGGCGATGGTCATtggtttctctacttttacaCAGATAGCCTCCCTCCACTCCTCTTTTAAACCACCTGTCTTCCCTGTGTAAAATGCAGATATTATTGTCACACTCAAACTCATGCGCTCTGCCTGGGGTGTGTAGAaattacatgaatgggtggTTGGATGAACAAGCTACCAGGATGAGTAAGTGAATGACGGGATGAATGCATACAAAGCCATGGATGTTCAGTGCTCACAGTGCCACTAACGCTGCAAGCAAACTCACAAAAAAGgcaatatttcacaatttattaaaacagttttttaccCTTTATTGATAGTTCAAGTTTGCCTCATTAACTCTACTGTCAGTTTGAGTTCTTCACTTCCAGCGTTTGCTTGTTtgctctcaaaataaaaaatcaaattgcTTCAAATGAGAGTATCCAGCATTGCTGTGTCACAGTGCAGAGCAGGGGACTAGAATAGCTCAGTGGATTGTTATGAACCGAAGTAATCCTGCACTAAATGGTACCTTTGTGAAACTTTTAATCCGCAGTGTGTTTTGGAGCAATTTAAGTGCCGTTTCATTCCTATCTCAACATTTTTGAGGCTGTCttgccaaaaacacaaagaaacagagtgTTTCTTCTTTTACGTCACAATAAGTTTGGTCACTTGTTTCAATGTGGATACCTCCATTAGTAGACATATATGTAGtacactgtttacactgtgtacTAGAGTAGTGCTTTATCTTGGCAGGGTTGTTGTCTCAATTCAAGTACGGTTGTTGTGCACTCCTCAGAAATGACGAACAACATTTAACTGCTTCTTCTTTGCCAAACTACAACCGTGCGGGGGATTAAAACCAACATTATACTGCCAACAtatgaacataaaacatatctacaacttatatttgtatattgCGGGATTCATCGCAACCGATTCAGCTCTAGCAGCTTCCTTGGACAGCCAAATTGTCAACCACTGACCCAgtgccggtcctggccacatttgcgccctgggcgaacaccccccccccgaggtgaacattttctcgtgcgccctcacggccgccggtgcgcccctggatgcgccgtgcgcccccatcatTCCGTCCGCAGCATCcgtctgccttgtcaacaccccacAACCGGGGCGCCCGCTGCGCTAACTTAATGGGCGGTAtcgctcgtgcgccccccacagagattgcgccctgggcggacgcccacattgcccatagctaagaccggccctgcacTGACCACACAACTCAACTTTTTGACTGTTATAAGTgcaccacctgtcaatcaaagtgtccacactgttaattctatataactttaagtcttaatataatgtgaacaggtgagttgtatataaattcaccctcagtacagaggaagaacagggaaattagctacagagaccaaaactgttttttgtaccaggctgtaaacatgtttatttctgctgtgaagttggacatttgaacatggggacttatggagactgactcacttctggagccagcctcaagtggacgtttgaggaaccgcagtttttttggcacttctgcatgGGCTTCAAATTGGCCAAGcagtttttgtgcctaaacctaaccaaactgtgacTGTTTAAGGGTGCGTCATGTAGTAGACGTGTCCTGTAGTAATGTGTACAGTGTATCAGCATGTTAGTATCCTGACGTTTAGTTCAAAGCAGCTCTGTGCCTCAGTGCAGCTGCACAGAGCTGCTCGCATGACTCTAGTAGTCTCTCTAAGACTTTCTTATTGCTTAATCCTCATAAAACTTTTTAGGAAGTTCAGTGACTTGAGTTTGAAGTGCTTCTTCAGCAGCAGTCAGCTCAGCTACTTCACACACAGTGCCCTCCTTTTTGGAAATCATTTAGTCAGCAGGAAGGAACTAGTGGATCTGTGTCATCTAAGACTGTGGGGCTTTACGGTGACAGAGAGCTTAACATGCTGCAGACGTGTTTCAGACGTGTTGGCTATGATATTGTAATCTGCTCAGTTAGCCCCGGAGGTCAGACAGCCATCTGTGGTCCCAGACAGAGAGCAATATGGGATACAAGTAGTGAGGTCTCGGCCTCCGATTAGCGATGGATGGACGTATAGATGGATGCAGCTACCCGGATGAGTAGGTGGATGACAGGACAAATGTGTATGAAGCCACGGATGAACTGATGAGCAAATGAAGGAATGAATAAGACACGAGGAGGAATTGAATGTCAAGTAGATAAGAATGAACTAAAAGCACTTGTTATCGCTCCACGcagtggaaataaaacaaagtgcttgtatctctccatctctctcaggGCTGCGGTTCCTGAGAAAGAATGCaggacaacaaaacacattaaatctgTATAGGGAACAAATTAAAGTGATTTGATCCACTCAGATCTCCTTGAACTTGTTACAGCTAAAGTCCACCGGGCACAGATGGGACGCTTTCagatcgtaaaaacagacaaaaaggaaaaaatttGACTACGAAGCACATTTACTCACGGTAGAAGCACAAAAGccaaataaaaatgaccaaatctgagcaagttaacaaagtcacttttttttttttttaacttttcatttgacttgtttttaagAGACACTTTGGGTTAAACATGTCTCATTATACACAGATGGTGCGAAAACAGACTTCCTTCAGCTTTTCCATTATTCGTACAAAGGTAATGAAAGTAAACCTCATGGACTCATGTTGGAGATAAGAAGTCCGTGTCAGGGCCAGATCATAATACCACTATGTCAGTGGTACATGATAATGGTAAATGGTATATATCAGTTGTATATGTCAGTGATATATGTCAGTggaacacaacaacatcataatcaaactgttttttcctctctttcccgTAGCTCTTCTGGCCAGCTGTGATGCCTTCAGATTGGGTTCTTCCCAGCGCATCATACCCCTCAGTCCTCCAGTTGCCCGTCTATTCCAGGATGAAGGCGCAGCCCAGCCACACTTCATCCAGGAATTAGTCAGAACCAAACGCCACTCCGTCCAAGAGTTAGTGCGTGCACAGCCTCATCTGGTTCATGACATGGGCTGGCCAGAGATACATGAAACATCCCGTTCTCAGGGCAAGATGGACTCTGCTAACTTCTCTCAGTTAAACCCGCCATCATCCGCCAGTCAGGATGTAGCCAGGACCCGAGACGCTTTGGATGAAAACCAAGATGTGGAAGACGAGATGGAGGTGAGGTTAAGTTAAAGGTGATGTTACTTTAAAGATTAAACGTTAAGAGAATATTTTATGGTTATCAGTCAGACTGTCTGACCAAATATCTTTCTACTTTCAGCGCATGGTTCATCTGGCTATTCCCCAGGATACAGAAAGCTACAGGGGACACCTAGACTCCACTGACCCAGAGAAGGAGCTTATCAGTGGGCCCGGAGCTGGCGATGCCTCCCTGGAGGCCTCAGGCTTCTATGGAACGGACatggaggacagagacagaggagaggagggagtagaggacagagagagaagaggaggagaagacgagTGGGAGAGAGacgcagagaggagaggaggagacgtcagaggagaggaagaagagaggggaggaggaacaGACGATGGAGATGTTCGTGTACTGGATGCATTAGAGGCTAACCACACAACCCCAGATCTGGACGCTCTGATTGGTTAGTAGAGATAATGTTCCCCACAGAACCAACTCAATAGATCACATGATACACACCATGTTAGACCTATCTGTGATCTCACACTACATGCAACCAGGTCtttagaattattattaataaactgGCTTAACACTAACTCCTCTCCAGGTTAAAAAGCCATTAAAAAGTGATCATTTATTGTTAAAACGGGTCAACCGCTGCGGCATAAACGCAACAGATCAGTCAAACTACTGACAtatacctgttgtgttctggctttgtttattgtACGAACCCAGCATCTAAATCTGAACCTGGCTTGAtatttacgctgcaaaatagagacacaaagaagtttaatttggtttacgtccaacagacagagacataaacAGTAAAAGTAAGTGAGCGAGTGCCGGCCTCGATAAATTCGGTTTATcggcaaaataaaaagttatttccagattgtttcacagcggttacattcaacacaaacagacacagcttCAGCAACCCGCTGCCCAAAACCGACTTATCACATTATAACGTGGTACTGAtaagtttctatttttaaattgtttaccTCTCAAGCTACGAGTAGACTTTCTTTGCATGTGTTGTCAAGTAAAACtccttatttctttattttttatattcaaagCTAAATGGGCCTCtaactaacaaataaaatactattttaaCAACATAAATCCAGTAATGCATTCGTTGTTTCATCACTGAACATCTATTGTATGTCTGTGAGTCTCGGTTACAAGCACACTGTCAAAACCTCATGACAACTATGGAAAGAAGACGAGAGGTTTATTCATATGAAGTTTACTCACAGACACTAACATGTGTTCCTGACATGTCTCTTTGTGTCACGAAGGCTACAGTCCATCGTTCAACCCCTCCAGTTCGCAGCAGCCTCGTTTATTCTCCCCAGATGAGATGCATGATTCTGGGCTACAGGAGCATCGTGCATCCCCGGTCCTGGAGGTGAGGACACAGATATAAGACActgtttttcaataaaaaattcagacagcagcaggtagcatgaagaaaaaagagagatcaCCAGCTGCACTCGGATTTTAATTGGATCACAGTAAATCAGATGTAATCCAGGGCTCACCTACTAACCCTGCACTGAATGGTTTAATTAGTCTTTAACTGCTTTATGTGATTAGTGGTGTCTCGTTGGCCCATATCGAACTGACTCAGCAAAAAACGGATGCGCACAGCCACAACAAGCGccacaaataaatgaatttaaacattgttttaacctttaactgtCACCACAACCCGTGTCCGCCTCAGGTGGGTCCTCTAGAGAGAGAGCTGTGGGAggcagagggggaggaagatGGTCACGCCAGTGGCTATGGAGACCTTCACTCCTCCATTACGACAACCGTCGCTACATCTACTGCtacttcagctgctgctgctgctggtggagaCACTGAGGGAACTGCCACCCCTGAGACGGACACGGGGACAGACTTTGGACTGCTGGGAAGTTATATACCTGGGAAAGGTAACACACAGTTCAAAAAATGTTGTTCAGTCCAAGCCGAGATagctcaacaactgttggatggattgtcattaAATTTGGTCCAAATGTTCGTGgtcccctgaggatgaatccAATATAGTCAACTCATTGCAATGTATCCAGTATTTTGAGCTGAGCTGTCACTCACAAATCAGTTATAAAACCTGCAAACCGTTACAAACTGAACTCTTTGCAAGCAGAGTGAACTTCCTGAATGAATCAGTAGCTTTTAGCAGCGGAGCACTGTTGTCAGCTCAGCTGGGATTGGCCTTTAATTACACGGTTTGTCACTGCAGATGAAACAGAGGACGAAGAgacggagagggaggaggaggaagacgaagaaaTTGGGCTGGCACACAAAGGCGTTTTTACCCAGAATCCCACTGTACCAGAGATTGGCATGGCTCCCAGCAGACAGCCTCTGCAGCCCAgcgtggaggaagaggaggagctggagcaggGAAGAGACGAGTTCAAAGGTGAGAAGCGACAACCTCCGTacctgtaaagtgaagccagtCCAGAAGTGAATGGT comes from the Larimichthys crocea isolate SSNF chromosome VI, L_crocea_2.0, whole genome shotgun sequence genome and includes:
- the podxl2 gene encoding podocalyxin-like protein 2, which encodes MLSTAADMPGPLHITLIALLASCDAFRLGSSQRIIPLSPPVARLFQDEGAAQPHFIQELVRTKRHSVQELVRAQPHLVHDMGWPEIHETSRSQGKMDSANFSQLNPPSSASQDVARTRDALDENQDVEDEMERMVHLAIPQDTESYRGHLDSTDPEKELISGPGAGDASLEASGFYGTDMEDRDRGEEGVEDRERRGGEDEWERDAERRGGDVRGEEEERGGGTDDGDVRVLDALEANHTTPDLDALIGYSPSFNPSSSQQPRLFSPDEMHDSGLQEHRASPVLEVGPLERELWEAEGEEDGHASGYGDLHSSITTTVATSTATSAAAAAGGDTEGTATPETDTGTDFGLLGSYIPGKDETEDEETEREEEEDEEIGLAHKGVFTQNPTVPEIGMAPSRQPLQPSVEEEEELEQGRDEFKGVGLSDRSDEVEEEEWRKMEKEGIRHIIPLTTDPSATVGFTDPSWDWLDKTTPQPAQRSEVRGGGITEVFLPDSDFDDMEEPQQVMCVNWSELAGRGYVILHMTQNLNCEEFRADQGVRLLKIMERVFARRMKSPEGSWELYLSKPTHQQHQLLMNVASAHGVIDTKDVLGMLGEIRKSLNKVGIQNYSEASSCQSRPSQTRSDYGKLFVVLVIIGSVCMVIITSGFIYICWQRRLPATKTTFRAEELHFVENGCHDNPTLDVANDSQPEMQEKKPSTNGLAGGGEGGGEDSNRWQVFVNQAATEEEEEEQDTHL